One window of the Staphylococcus equorum genome contains the following:
- a CDS encoding MmcQ/YjbR family DNA-binding protein has product MLDREEVFNYVNRKYDVKPDYPWQTYSNFAALRHKDSKKWFALVMNISQDKIGLNGTDEIDVLNLKVRQEFIGPLRKKEGFYKAYHMDKSNWISINLNEINSINHIKDLIAESFELTH; this is encoded by the coding sequence ATGTTAGATAGAGAAGAAGTTTTTAATTATGTGAATCGTAAGTATGATGTAAAACCAGATTATCCTTGGCAAACTTATTCGAACTTTGCAGCTTTAAGACATAAAGATAGCAAAAAATGGTTTGCTTTAGTGATGAATATTTCTCAAGACAAAATAGGATTAAATGGCACTGATGAAATAGATGTATTGAATTTGAAAGTCAGACAAGAATTTATTGGTCCTTTAAGAAAAAAAGAAGGGTTTTACAAAGCCTATCACATGGATAAATCCAATTGGATAAGCATCAATTTAAATGAAATTAACTCTATAAATCATATTAAAGATTTAATAGCAGAAAGTTTTGAGTTAACACATTAA